The proteins below are encoded in one region of Rhinolophus sinicus isolate RSC01 linkage group LG07, ASM3656204v1, whole genome shotgun sequence:
- the RPP30 gene encoding ribonuclease P protein subunit p30: MAVFADLDLRAGSDLKALRGLVENAAHLGYSVVAINHIVEFKEKKQEIEKPVAVSELFTTLPIVQGKSRPIKILTRLTIIVSDPSHCNVLRATSSRVRLYDIVAVFPKTEKLFHVACTHLDVDLVCITVTEKLPFYFKRPPINVAIERGVGFELVYSPAIKDSTMRRYTISNALNLMQVCKGKNVILSSAAERPLEIRGPYDVANLGLLFGLCESDAKAAVSTHCRAVLLHGETRKTAFGIISTVKKPRPSEGDDDSLPACKKAKCED, from the exons ATGGCGGTATTTGCAGATTTGGACCTGAGAGCGGGTTCGGACTTGAAGGCGCTGCGTGGGCTCGTGGAGAACGCCGCTCACC TTGGCTATTCAGTTGTTGCCATCAATCACATTGTtgaatttaaggaaaagaaacag GAAATTGAAAAACCAGTAGCTGTTTCTGAACTCTTTACAACTTTGCCCATTGTACAG GGGAAATCAAgaccaataaaaattttaactagACTGACAATTATTGTTTCTGATCCATCTCACTGCAATGTTTTG AGAGCAACTTCTTCAAGGGTCCGGCTGTATGATATTGTTGCTGTTTTTCCAAAGACAGAAAAACTTTTTcat GTTGCTTGTACACATTTAGATGTGGATTTAGTCTGCATAACTGTAACAGAGAAACTACCATTTTACTTCAAAAGACCCCCTATTAATGTG GCAATTGAACGAGGAGTGGGCTTTGAACTTGTCTACAGCCCTGCTATCAAAGACTCCACAATGAGAAGGTACACAATTTCCAATGCTCTCAATTTGATGCAGGTCTGCAAAGGAAAG AATGTAATTCTATCTAGTGCTGCAGAAAGG cctttagAAATAAGAGGCCCATATGACGTGGCAAACTT GGGCTTGCTGTTCGGGCTGTGTGAAAGTGATGCCAAGGCTGCGGTGTCCACCCACTGCCGAGCGGTGCTTCTCCACGGAG aaacTAGGAAAACTGCTTTTGGGATTATTTCTACAGTGAAGAAACCTCGGCCATCAGAAGGAGATGATGATTCTCTTCCAGCCTGCAAAAAAGCCAAGTGTGAGGACTGA